The following are encoded together in the Malaya genurostris strain Urasoe2022 chromosome 3, Malgen_1.1, whole genome shotgun sequence genome:
- the LOC131433988 gene encoding uncharacterized protein LOC131433988, translating to MDQGYLRNEVDSKPFEDGTNYRSVVGALLYVAVCARTDIATSVGILGRKLSAPTNADWIAAKRVVRYLKGTKDWRLKLGDKETDELVAYSDSDWAGDIGTRKSTTGYVVFYCGGAICWASCRQNCVTLSTMEAEYVALAETCQEVVWLRRLLEDIGEKQVRPTVVYEQQAFEAYRN from the coding sequence ATGGACCAGGGCTATCTGAGAAACGAGGTTGATAGTAAACCGTTCGAAGATGGTACTAATTACAGGAGCGTGGTTGGCGCGCTTCTCTATGTGGCGGTGTGTGCACGAACGGATATTGCTACGAGTGTTGGAATTCTTGGTAGAAAGCTGAGTGCCCCGACGAATGCTGATTGGATTGCAGCGAAACGTGTGGTGCGATACCTGAAAGGTACCAAAGATTGGCGATTGAAGCTTGGAGATAAGGAGACTGATGAGTTGGTGGCTTATTCGGATTCCGACTGGGCAGGAGATATAGGTACGAGAAAATCGACTACGGGTTACGTTGTGTTTTACTGCGGAGGAGCTATTTGCTGGGCGAGTTGTCGGCAGAATTGTGTTACGCTATCAACGATGGAAGCTGAGTACGTTGCGTTGGCTGAAACTTGTCAAGAAGTCGTGTGGCTAAGACGTTTACTCGAGGATATTGGAGAAAAACAAGTTAGACCTACAGTTGTGTATGAGCAGCAAGCGTTCGAAGCATATCGAAACTAA